Proteins encoded together in one Prunus dulcis chromosome 3, ALMONDv2, whole genome shotgun sequence window:
- the LOC117621868 gene encoding uncharacterized protein LOC117621868, whose amino-acid sequence MPQAFIPELAWFKVMLYVATQSSEDLFRMASVCPLFHTLANTPQVWNTISMAKYPDHPSWYHANPAVQHFLQQCRACDNPESIFREAFEVFFMQGNVEALYGMRIAATAGHMEAAYLVGLLGMSGIGQSKEDALEFLCSLNQRNNIDMKGTRDALRRRLS is encoded by the coding sequence AAGCCTTCATCCCGGAGTTAGCTTGGTTTAAAGTGATGTTATACGTGGCAACCCAATCATCGGAAGATCTCTTCCGTATGGCATCTGTGTGCCCATTGTTCCATACGTTGGCAAACACTCCACAAGTGTGGAACACCATTTCAATGGCAAAGTACCCAGACCATCCTAGCTGGTACCATGCCAATCCTGCGGTCCAGCATTTCTTGCAACAATGCAGGGCTTGCGATAACCCTGAGTCGATATTTAGAGAAGCATTCGAAGTGTTTTTCATGCAGGGTAACGTGGAAGCGTTGTATGGGATGCGCATTGCAGCCACGGCAGGCCATATGGAAGCGGCATATCTAGTTGGACTACTTGGCATGTCCGGAATTGGTCAGTCAAAAGAGGATGCATTAGAATTCTTGTGTTCTTTGAATCAACGTAACAACATTGATATGAAAGGAACCAGGGATGCTTTGAGACGAAGATTAAGCTGA